A genome region from Micromonospora peucetia includes the following:
- a CDS encoding ABC transporter substrate-binding protein — MKLKRFPLAAAVAALLLSTACTTVRSEAELSNEPVTAGYPVTITNCGKKYTYDRPPSRVVVMNGGSVAEASALLELGVADRVVANAQSYGASEIDGRVDALRKLPTGNIKLNDMADIPREAMIGLTPDLVISTYDGGFRAEAGFATRDDLAAVGANTYAPKSSCGEVGTVTGTPTIEDSYGLLRDLGTIFGVSERAEKIIADSRAHIAGVGAKTANLPKQKVMLIVPGMAMGGEFSSVGGNGIWNDIMARSGAVNAFAGATDQMFANLSREQVAKADVDAVLVVNYMSKDPDADARKLLAQFPQWDAAKNNRYVVLSDSIYLGPSNHLAVEKIARAVHPEAF; from the coding sequence ATGAAACTCAAGCGTTTTCCCCTCGCGGCGGCGGTCGCCGCCCTGCTTCTCTCGACGGCCTGCACGACGGTCAGGAGCGAGGCCGAGCTGTCGAACGAGCCGGTGACGGCCGGCTACCCGGTGACGATCACCAACTGCGGCAAGAAGTACACCTACGACCGGCCGCCGAGCCGGGTGGTCGTGATGAACGGCGGTTCGGTCGCGGAGGCCTCCGCGCTGCTGGAGCTGGGTGTCGCCGACCGCGTCGTGGCCAACGCGCAGTCGTACGGCGCCTCGGAGATCGACGGCCGGGTCGACGCGCTCAGGAAGCTGCCGACGGGGAACATCAAACTCAACGACATGGCGGACATCCCGCGCGAGGCCATGATCGGGCTGACGCCGGATCTGGTGATCTCCACGTACGACGGGGGTTTCCGCGCCGAGGCCGGCTTCGCCACCCGCGACGACCTCGCGGCTGTCGGGGCCAACACGTACGCGCCGAAGAGCTCGTGCGGCGAGGTCGGCACGGTGACCGGCACGCCGACCATCGAGGACAGCTACGGGCTGCTGCGCGACCTCGGCACCATCTTCGGGGTGTCCGAGCGCGCCGAGAAGATCATCGCCGACTCCCGGGCGCACATCGCCGGCGTCGGGGCGAAGACCGCGAACCTGCCGAAGCAGAAGGTCATGCTGATCGTCCCCGGCATGGCGATGGGCGGGGAGTTCAGCTCGGTCGGTGGCAACGGGATCTGGAACGACATCATGGCCAGGTCGGGTGCGGTGAACGCCTTCGCGGGCGCGACCGACCAGATGTTCGCCAACCTCTCCCGCGAGCAGGTCGCCAAGGCCGACGTGGACGCCGTGCTCGTCGTGAACTACATGTCGAAGGATCCGGACGCGGACGCGCGGAAGCTGCTCGCCCAGTTCCCGCAGTGGGACGCGGCCAAGAACAACCGCTACGTGGTGTTGTCCGACTCGATCTATCTCGGCCCCAGCAACCACCTGGCGGTCGAGAAGATCGCGCGGGCCGTGCACCCCGAGGCGTTCTGA
- a CDS encoding MFS transporter, translating into MSKRRERLGLGALLAATFMTQVDGFVVNVASPSIQRDLDAGFDQIQFVGAAYVIAFGALMVTGARLGDRVGHRTVFLWGVAGFTLTSLLCGIAADADLLIVARFLQGATAAFMAPQVLAIIRATVPDPDRLAKAISVYGVVIGLGVISGIAGGGLIVEADIAGLGWRPALLVNVPVGIAILALGGLLPRTVPKAPHRLDLAGAALTIVAAPALLVPLVFGPGGPAWLWLGVPVALVVSVVLVNQQRRLYRDGGDPLFPPRVVTAPGMRLSLLTVLALFATNSGLFLVFTYYLQTGLRFTPLTAALMFVPLGIGFSLGSAANRRVGRLVSSPTPVWGCGLLAAVLVASAAVVQAPESTQAPMLVAVVTLAGFGQGLVVSPLVAGILGRVRPAEAGAASGMATTVTQFGLALGVAVAGVWYRTVLGATPGDPGVPFADHATAFAATALLLAASATCAGLVSVRLHHLPGPTAVAATVPAPAEPEGAAAPTPVAMSTSRRTG; encoded by the coding sequence ATGAGCAAACGGCGTGAACGGCTCGGACTCGGCGCGCTCCTCGCCGCGACGTTCATGACCCAGGTGGACGGGTTCGTCGTCAACGTGGCCAGCCCGTCCATCCAGCGCGACCTCGACGCGGGCTTCGACCAGATCCAGTTCGTCGGCGCGGCGTACGTGATCGCGTTCGGGGCCCTGATGGTCACCGGCGCGCGGCTCGGCGACCGCGTCGGGCACCGCACGGTGTTCCTCTGGGGCGTTGCGGGCTTCACGCTCACCTCGCTGCTGTGCGGCATCGCAGCGGACGCAGACCTGCTCATCGTGGCCCGGTTCCTGCAGGGCGCCACGGCGGCGTTCATGGCCCCCCAGGTGCTCGCGATCATCCGGGCCACCGTGCCGGACCCGGACCGGCTGGCGAAAGCCATCAGCGTCTACGGCGTCGTGATCGGCCTCGGCGTGATCAGCGGCATCGCGGGCGGCGGTCTCATCGTCGAGGCGGACATCGCCGGCCTCGGCTGGCGGCCGGCGCTGCTCGTCAACGTGCCCGTCGGGATCGCGATCCTGGCGTTGGGCGGGCTCCTGCCGCGTACCGTGCCGAAGGCGCCGCACCGGCTCGACCTCGCGGGCGCGGCGCTCACCATCGTGGCGGCACCTGCCCTGCTCGTGCCGCTGGTCTTCGGGCCGGGCGGCCCGGCGTGGCTGTGGCTCGGCGTACCGGTCGCGCTCGTCGTGTCCGTGGTGCTCGTGAACCAGCAGCGGCGCCTGTACCGCGACGGCGGCGATCCGTTGTTCCCGCCGCGGGTCGTCACCGCCCCCGGGATGCGGCTGTCCCTGCTGACCGTGCTGGCCCTGTTCGCCACGAACTCGGGGCTCTTCCTCGTGTTCACCTACTACCTACAGACCGGGCTGCGGTTCACGCCGCTCACCGCGGCGCTGATGTTCGTGCCGCTCGGGATCGGCTTCTCGCTGGGCTCGGCGGCGAACCGGCGGGTGGGACGCCTCGTCTCGTCGCCGACCCCGGTCTGGGGCTGCGGCCTGCTCGCCGCCGTTCTGGTGGCGAGCGCGGCGGTCGTCCAGGCACCGGAGTCCACCCAGGCACCCATGCTCGTCGCGGTGGTCACGCTGGCCGGCTTCGGGCAGGGCCTGGTCGTCTCGCCCCTGGTGGCCGGGATCCTCGGCCGGGTCAGGCCCGCCGAGGCGGGCGCCGCGTCCGGCATGGCGACCACGGTGACCCAGTTCGGCCTCGCGCTCGGGGTCGCGGTCGCGGGGGTCTGGTACCGCACCGTGCTCGGCGCGACGCCCGGTGACCCCGGCGTGCCCTTCGCCGACCACGCGACGGCCTTCGCGGCCACCGCGCTCCTGCTCGCGGCTTCCGCGACCTGCGCCGGCCTGGTCAGTGTCCGTCTGCACCACCTGCCCGGGCCAACGGCCGTGGCAGCGACCGTGCCCGCGCCAGCGGAACCGGAAGGGGCGGCGGCGCCGACGCCCGTCGCCATGTCAACCAGTCGGAGGACCGGATGA
- a CDS encoding non-ribosomal peptide synthetase yields MAEPLPLGAAQEGIWTGQQFDPDSPAFNTAEYVEIRGPVDVRLLEAAVRGAVGEAEALNVVFEEDADGRPWQRPRDDGSWPLHLVDTSAEADPPAAATAWMRADLDTPVDLRKDLLFRQAFLRLGPDHLLWYQRVHHIALDGYGLSLVARRVAELYTALVEGREPPTSTFGSLSAVVDEDRAYADSDRYAAAREHWTSRAEGRPAPVVLARRSGKLARTVLRASADLDAAGIDALKTVARATGTTWSETVIAAFAAYLHRMTGADELTLALPVMSRLGSVSLRVPCMVTNVVPLWVRVEPTATLAGLAAQVAAELRAARPHLRYRYEQLRRDLRMVASERKLFGPSVNIMPFDYGLRFAGLRGVVHNVSAGLVEDLVVHVYDRADGSGLRVVLDANPNCYDEEELAGHLTRFLAFLSRATGAADTPVADVDLLLDGERRLLLEEWNDTAKPLPAVTVPALFAAQAAATPDRTALVAGDATLTFAELDRRVDRLASLLVARGAGPDRHVGLLLPRTSEAIVALLAVLRAGAAYVPVDPDLPVRRVAAMLADSAPVVVLTTEALWAGHRQVEVPVLLVDTAATAAELAAVADPPVPDTGLGPEHAACLIYTSGSTGVPKGVVIEHRGLVNLFHHHRDTMIRPAAGGRVCRAALSASLSFDTSWEGLLWLLDGHELHFVDDDRRRDPASMLDYVARNEIDFMDITPTYAEELVANGFLDDDRRRPAVLALGGEATGPALWAALRDAGMTVYNLYGPTECTVDTLWCRLAESAEPIVGRPLTNTRAYVLDPARRLVPPGTVGELYFAGAPVARGYHDRPEQTAQRFVEDPFGSPGSRMYRTGDLARWRRDGTLEFLGRADDQVKIRGFRIEPGEIEAVLLAHPGVAQAAVVPREDTPGQVRLVGYVVPVGDAAPEPAALRQFVAERLPDYMVPPAFVALEAIPRTTNGKLDRAALPAPELTATVDGRAPRDHREAVLCGLFADLLGLPEVGIDDDFFSLGGHSLLVARLMGRVRAEFGVEISIRTVFEAPTVAKLAPALATDTSGGSTEVLLPLRTRGSGPPLFCVAPATGLAWSFAALLATLPDRPVYGLQSVAAGECASIADLAADHVRRIREIQPVGPYHLLGASFGGLVAHETAIQLAESGESVAPLVLLDSFPVPAAWRDLPPPGEHDAAAAVLGQAVLGGLDEAQRRLAYDAFARNSRLAAGWTPRRLTGDVLVVEATEGRTPDWPGPESWQSHVDGRIDVHRLDCTHDGMLAAGPLARVGAVIPPVGDLRRAV; encoded by the coding sequence ATGGCTGAGCCGTTGCCGTTGGGCGCCGCGCAGGAGGGGATCTGGACCGGCCAGCAGTTCGACCCGGACAGCCCCGCCTTCAACACGGCCGAGTACGTGGAGATCCGCGGCCCGGTCGACGTGCGGCTGCTGGAGGCGGCGGTGCGCGGGGCGGTCGGCGAGGCCGAGGCGCTGAACGTCGTGTTCGAGGAGGACGCCGACGGGCGCCCGTGGCAGCGCCCCCGCGACGACGGGTCGTGGCCGCTGCACCTGGTCGACACCAGCGCCGAGGCGGATCCGCCCGCCGCCGCGACGGCCTGGATGCGCGCGGACCTCGACACCCCCGTCGACCTGCGCAAGGACCTGCTGTTCCGGCAGGCGTTCCTCCGCCTCGGCCCGGACCATCTCCTGTGGTACCAGCGCGTGCACCACATCGCCCTGGACGGGTACGGGCTGTCCCTCGTCGCCCGCCGGGTGGCCGAGCTGTACACCGCGCTCGTCGAGGGGCGTGAACCCCCGACCAGCACGTTCGGATCGCTCTCCGCCGTCGTCGACGAGGATCGCGCCTACGCCGACTCGGACAGGTACGCCGCCGCGCGCGAGCACTGGACGTCGCGGGCGGAGGGCCGGCCGGCGCCGGTGGTGCTCGCCCGCCGCAGCGGGAAGCTGGCGCGGACGGTGCTGCGCGCCAGCGCGGACCTCGACGCCGCCGGCATCGACGCGCTGAAGACGGTCGCCAGGGCCACCGGAACCACCTGGAGCGAGACCGTCATCGCGGCCTTCGCGGCCTACCTGCACCGGATGACCGGCGCGGACGAGCTCACCCTCGCGCTGCCCGTCATGTCCCGGCTCGGCTCGGTGTCGCTGCGGGTGCCGTGCATGGTGACCAACGTCGTGCCGCTGTGGGTCCGCGTCGAGCCCACCGCCACGCTGGCGGGGCTCGCGGCGCAGGTCGCGGCCGAGCTGCGGGCCGCGCGTCCACACCTGCGCTACCGCTACGAGCAGCTGCGCCGCGACCTCAGGATGGTCGCCAGCGAGCGCAAGCTGTTCGGGCCGTCGGTCAACATCATGCCGTTCGACTACGGCCTGCGCTTCGCCGGGCTTCGCGGCGTCGTGCACAACGTCAGCGCCGGGCTCGTCGAGGACCTGGTCGTGCACGTGTACGACCGGGCGGACGGCAGCGGCCTGCGGGTCGTCCTCGACGCCAACCCGAACTGCTACGACGAAGAGGAACTCGCCGGTCACCTGACCCGGTTCCTGGCCTTCCTGAGCCGTGCGACGGGCGCCGCCGACACGCCGGTCGCCGACGTCGACCTGCTCCTGGACGGCGAGCGCCGGCTGCTGCTGGAGGAGTGGAACGACACGGCGAAACCCCTGCCGGCGGTGACCGTACCCGCGCTGTTCGCGGCACAGGCCGCCGCGACACCGGACCGTACGGCGCTGGTGGCCGGCGACGCCACGCTGACCTTCGCCGAACTCGACCGCCGCGTCGACCGCCTGGCCAGCCTGCTCGTCGCCCGGGGGGCGGGCCCCGACCGGCACGTGGGGCTCCTGCTGCCCCGCACCTCGGAGGCGATCGTGGCGCTGCTCGCCGTGCTCAGGGCCGGCGCCGCGTACGTGCCAGTCGACCCGGACCTGCCCGTCCGGCGGGTGGCGGCGATGCTCGCCGACAGCGCACCCGTCGTGGTGCTCACCACCGAGGCGCTCTGGGCCGGCCACCGGCAGGTGGAGGTCCCGGTCCTGCTCGTGGACACCGCCGCGACCGCCGCCGAGCTGGCCGCGGTGGCCGACCCGCCCGTGCCGGACACCGGCCTCGGGCCGGAGCACGCGGCCTGCCTCATCTACACGTCCGGCTCCACCGGCGTGCCGAAGGGCGTCGTGATCGAGCACCGCGGCCTGGTCAACCTCTTCCACCACCACCGCGACACGATGATCCGGCCGGCGGCCGGCGGCCGGGTGTGCCGGGCCGCGCTGTCCGCGTCGCTGTCGTTCGACACGTCGTGGGAGGGCCTGCTGTGGCTGCTCGACGGCCACGAGCTGCACTTCGTCGACGACGACCGGCGCCGCGACCCCGCCTCGATGCTCGACTACGTCGCCCGCAACGAGATCGACTTCATGGACATCACCCCCACGTACGCCGAGGAACTGGTGGCGAACGGGTTCCTCGACGACGACCGGCGCCGGCCCGCCGTGCTCGCGCTCGGCGGCGAGGCCACCGGTCCCGCGCTCTGGGCGGCGCTGCGCGACGCCGGCATGACCGTCTACAACCTGTACGGCCCCACCGAGTGCACGGTCGACACCCTCTGGTGCCGGCTCGCGGAGAGCGCCGAGCCGATCGTGGGCAGGCCGCTCACCAACACCAGGGCGTACGTGCTGGACCCGGCACGCCGGCTCGTGCCGCCCGGCACGGTGGGCGAGCTGTACTTCGCCGGGGCACCGGTCGCCCGTGGCTACCACGACCGGCCGGAGCAGACCGCGCAGCGGTTCGTCGAGGACCCGTTCGGGTCCCCGGGCAGCCGGATGTACCGCACCGGCGACCTCGCCCGCTGGCGGCGCGACGGCACGCTGGAGTTCCTCGGCCGCGCGGACGACCAGGTCAAGATCCGGGGCTTCCGCATCGAGCCGGGGGAGATCGAGGCGGTCCTGCTCGCGCACCCCGGCGTCGCCCAGGCGGCGGTGGTGCCGCGCGAGGACACGCCGGGTCAGGTGCGACTCGTCGGCTACGTCGTGCCCGTCGGCGACGCCGCGCCGGAACCCGCCGCGCTGCGGCAGTTCGTGGCGGAGCGGCTGCCCGACTACATGGTGCCGCCCGCGTTCGTCGCGCTGGAGGCGATCCCGCGTACCACGAACGGCAAGCTCGACCGTGCGGCGCTGCCCGCGCCGGAGCTGACCGCCACGGTCGACGGCCGCGCGCCCCGCGACCACCGCGAGGCGGTCCTGTGCGGACTCTTCGCCGACCTGCTCGGCCTGCCCGAGGTCGGCATCGACGACGACTTCTTCTCGCTCGGCGGGCACTCCCTGCTCGTCGCCCGGCTGATGGGCCGGGTACGCGCGGAGTTCGGCGTGGAGATCAGCATCCGGACGGTGTTCGAGGCACCGACCGTCGCGAAGCTCGCGCCGGCGCTCGCCACGGACACCAGCGGTGGCTCGACGGAGGTGCTGCTCCCGTTGCGTACGCGGGGGAGTGGGCCGCCGCTGTTCTGCGTCGCGCCGGCCACCGGGCTGGCGTGGTCGTTCGCCGCGCTGCTGGCGACCCTTCCCGACCGCCCGGTGTACGGGCTCCAGTCGGTCGCCGCCGGGGAGTGCGCGAGCATCGCCGACCTGGCCGCAGACCACGTGCGCCGCATCCGCGAGATCCAACCCGTCGGGCCCTACCACCTGCTCGGCGCCTCCTTCGGTGGCCTGGTGGCCCACGAGACGGCCATCCAACTCGCGGAGTCCGGCGAGTCGGTGGCACCGCTCGTGCTGCTCGACTCGTTCCCGGTCCCGGCCGCCTGGCGGGACCTGCCACCGCCCGGTGAGCACGACGCGGCCGCCGCCGTACTCGGCCAGGCCGTGCTGGGCGGCCTCGACGAGGCACAGCGTCGCCTCGCGTACGACGCCTTCGCGCGCAACTCGCGGCTCGCCGCCGGCTGGACGCCCCGGCGCCTCACCGGCGACGTGCTGGTCGTCGAGGCGACCGAAGGCAGGACACCGGACTGGCCCGGGCCGGAGAGCTGGCAGTCCCACGTCGACGGGCGGATCGACGTGCACCGGCTGGACTGCACCCACGACGGCATGCTCGCCGCCGGTCCCCTGGCGCGGGTCGGCGCCGTGATCCCACCTGTCGGCGACCTTCGGAGGGCAGTATGA
- a CDS encoding phosphopantetheine-binding protein, whose protein sequence is MSTSHEIERHDVADQLTAATIRADVAELLHRRPDENFDTEDLFDCGLDSVRLMTLMERWRDAGAKVSFVDLAERPTVEHWVKLLVGSDG, encoded by the coding sequence GTGTCCACCTCGCACGAGATCGAGAGGCATGACGTGGCAGACCAGTTGACGGCGGCGACGATCAGGGCGGACGTCGCCGAGTTGCTCCACCGTCGCCCGGACGAGAATTTCGACACGGAGGACCTGTTCGACTGCGGCCTGGACTCGGTGCGGCTGATGACGCTCATGGAGCGGTGGCGCGACGCCGGCGCCAAGGTCAGCTTCGTCGACCTGGCCGAGCGGCCGACGGTCGAGCACTGGGTGAAGCTGCTGGTGGGCAGTGATGGCTGA
- the scoE gene encoding (3R)-3-[(carboxymethyl)amino]fatty acid oxygenase/decarboxylase: protein MKISPQAGRKFGVIVEGFDAETASPQEIVELKKAIYTNKIAVLKNQDLSPRQFLALGERLGRVSEYYEPVYHHPEVKEVFVSSNVKEEDGRQIGVPKTGKFWHSDYQFMPRPFDITMIYPQVVPSKNRGTYFINMATAYEKLSEELKLAAKDTTATHSVLRYFKIRPTDVYRPISEIIDEVNAKTPPVTSPLAFAHPHTDETVLYVSEGFTLSLQDADGNDRSELLTELLTATGQLDRTYEHENIHLQTFEKGDMLLWDNRSLIHRALHTATPEPAVSYRVTVYDDVDTAA from the coding sequence ATGAAAATCAGCCCGCAGGCTGGCCGGAAGTTCGGCGTGATCGTGGAGGGTTTCGACGCCGAAACCGCTTCGCCACAGGAGATCGTCGAGCTGAAGAAGGCCATCTACACGAACAAGATCGCCGTTTTGAAGAACCAGGACCTGTCGCCGCGGCAGTTCCTGGCGCTCGGCGAGCGGCTGGGCCGGGTCTCGGAGTACTACGAGCCGGTCTACCACCACCCCGAGGTGAAGGAGGTGTTCGTCTCCTCCAACGTCAAGGAGGAGGACGGCCGCCAGATCGGGGTGCCGAAGACCGGCAAGTTCTGGCACTCGGACTACCAGTTCATGCCGCGTCCGTTCGACATCACCATGATCTACCCACAGGTCGTGCCGTCGAAGAACCGTGGCACGTACTTCATCAACATGGCGACGGCCTACGAGAAGCTCTCCGAGGAGCTGAAGCTGGCCGCCAAGGACACCACGGCGACGCACAGCGTGCTGCGGTACTTCAAGATCCGGCCGACCGACGTCTACCGGCCGATCTCGGAAATCATCGACGAGGTCAACGCGAAGACCCCGCCGGTGACGAGCCCGCTCGCGTTCGCGCACCCGCACACCGACGAGACCGTGCTGTACGTCAGCGAGGGCTTCACCCTGTCGCTACAGGACGCGGACGGCAACGACCGGTCGGAGCTGCTGACGGAACTGCTCACGGCCACCGGCCAGCTCGACCGCACCTACGAGCACGAGAACATCCACCTCCAGACGTTCGAGAAGGGCGACATGCTCCTCTGGGACAACCGCAGCCTGATCCACCGGGCGCTGCACACCGCGACGCCGGAGCCGGCCGTGTCCTACCGCGTCACCGTCTACGACGACGTCGACACGGCGGCCTAG
- a CDS encoding alpha/beta fold hydrolase encodes MAEPSRLAEDPQLLLLHAAGLGRASWDAVVERIPGFARTIAIDLPGHGSVPGLAYDRDVVPRLAEYVAERIAALGLRRPHVVGHSLGGVIALELARRVPVAAVTALCSIGFRAVCHASICVVRTHAILRATAAVGPKTRGRLLGRGIVRRFVMGSVSARPVALRAEVAAADVTSMITSDLSALSRYAGLYSFRANVDDATPVNLVWADQDRVVPLRDALRARQVLPRAQHFVIPGSGHFVVRDDPHGAAAVIHACHTQVLRERQAENRRGARGNVNPQHGN; translated from the coding sequence ATGGCCGAGCCGAGCCGGCTCGCGGAGGATCCTCAGCTGCTGCTGCTGCACGCGGCCGGTCTCGGCCGGGCGAGCTGGGATGCCGTCGTCGAACGCATCCCGGGGTTCGCCCGGACCATCGCGATCGACCTGCCCGGCCACGGGAGCGTGCCGGGGCTCGCGTACGACCGTGACGTCGTGCCGAGGCTCGCCGAGTACGTGGCGGAGCGGATCGCCGCGCTGGGACTGCGCAGGCCGCACGTGGTCGGGCACTCGCTCGGCGGGGTGATCGCGCTCGAACTGGCCCGCCGGGTGCCCGTCGCGGCGGTGACCGCCCTGTGCAGCATCGGGTTCCGGGCGGTCTGCCACGCCTCGATCTGCGTGGTGCGGACCCACGCGATCCTGCGGGCGACCGCCGCGGTGGGGCCGAAGACGCGCGGGCGGCTGCTCGGCAGGGGGATCGTCCGCAGGTTCGTCATGGGCAGCGTGTCGGCGCGGCCCGTCGCCCTCCGGGCGGAGGTCGCCGCCGCCGACGTGACGTCGATGATCACCAGTGACCTGTCCGCCCTGAGCCGGTACGCGGGGCTCTACTCGTTCCGCGCGAACGTCGACGACGCGACGCCGGTGAACCTCGTGTGGGCCGACCAGGACCGCGTGGTCCCGCTGCGCGACGCGTTGCGGGCCCGGCAGGTGCTCCCGAGGGCGCAGCACTTCGTCATTCCCGGCAGCGGTCATTTCGTCGTGCGCGACGACCCGCACGGTGCCGCTGCCGTCATCCACGCCTGTCACACCCAGGTGCTGCGGGAAAGGCAGGCCGAGAATCGCAGAGGAGCCCGCGGAAATGTGAACCCACAGCATGGTAATTGA